One genomic segment of Ipomoea triloba cultivar NCNSP0323 chromosome 9, ASM357664v1 includes these proteins:
- the LOC116029804 gene encoding uncharacterized protein LOC116029804, translating into MGMYSLATGLSTFNNRSAIKVRVIRSYLVREKKGSADLKSQELVLHDPEGNVIHTTIPAKIVPKFSNGFVEGKVYAIKNFYVVSNWHTYKTSMNEYMMQLNHETIYKELRSENFPWLMYRLRPFDSLKDIIGRVVEVYGPQEKTIGGNNARLIDFVLEDAHGQKLTCTFWDDHVSKIQHLYEAPSKDPVIVLIQFCRIKRGLRDGEVKICSSYDVTQVLLADGYLASKRTGGKTLWIS; encoded by the exons ATGGGGATGTACTCTCTGGCTACCGGATTGTCTACCTTCAACAATAGGAGTGCAATAAAGGTTAGAGTTATTCGTAGCTACCTGGTACGGGAAAAGAAAGGTTCTGCTGACCTAAAGAGTCAAGAATTGGTCTTACACGACCCAGAG GGAAATGTCATTCATACAACTATACCAGCAAAGATTGTTCCAAAGTTTAGCAACGGTTTTGTAGAAGGCAAAGTGTATGCTATCAAGAACTTTTACGTTGTTTCAAACTGGCATACCTACAAGACTAGCATGAACGAATATATGATGCAATTGAATCATGAAACTATTTACAAAGAGTTGAGGTCAGAGAATTTCCCTTGGTTAATGTACAGATTGAGACCTTTTGATAGTTTGAAAG ATATCATTGGTCGGGTTGTTGAAGTCTATGGACCTCAAGAAAAAACGATTGGTGGAAATAATGCTAGGCTCATAGACTTTGTGCTTGAGGATGCCCA TGGTCAAAAGTTAACCTGCACATTTTGGGACGACCACGTTTCCAAGATTCAGCATTTATATGAAGCTCCATCCAAAGATCCTGTGATAGTTCTTATACAATTCTGTAGGATAAAAAGAGGGCTCAGAG ATGGTGAGGTCAAGATCTGCTCATCTTATGATGTAACTCAAGTCCTTTTGGCTGATGG GTATCTAGCAAGCAAGAGGACTGGAGGAAAAACACTATGGATATCTTAA